The following proteins are co-located in the Telopea speciosissima isolate NSW1024214 ecotype Mountain lineage chromosome 9, Tspe_v1, whole genome shotgun sequence genome:
- the LOC122641012 gene encoding probable anion transporter 6 yields the protein MARMRIPKRYMIVILTFICTFVCYVERVGFSIAYTAAADAAGVNQSSKGTILSTFYYGYACSQVPGGWAAQRIGGRRVLLLSFVLWSLTCALVPLDPNQVKTLVMARLLVGVAQGFIFPSIHTILGLWVPPHERSRSVSLTTSGMYLGAAAGMLFLPSLVKFRGPQSVFSAEAALGAIWSILWLKYGSEPSRTNYPKMTPAGYGESLLPTRGGLQKMKVATAKIPWKRIFLSLPVWAIVVNNFTFHYALYVLMNWLPTYFEQGLQLSLQDMGSSKMLPYLNMFIFSNIGGVIADHLITRKILSVTRTRKILNTIGFLVASFALMALPLFRTSGGAVFCSSVTLGFLALGRAGFAVNHMDVAPKYAGIVMGVSNTAGTLAGIIGVDLTGRLLEAAKTAHLDLSSPESWRSVFFMPGYLCIFSSIIFLLFATGEKIFD from the coding sequence ATGGCGAGGATGAGAATTCCAAAACGATATATGATTGTCATTTTAACCTTCATCTGCACATTTGTTTGCTATGTAGAACGTGTGGGCTTCTCAATTGCTTACACAGCAGCAGCTGATGCTGCTGGGGTGAACCAGTCAAGTAAAGGCACCATACTTTCCACATTCTACTATGGGTATGCTTGTTCACAGGTGCCTGGAGGATGGGCGGCCCAGAGGATTGGGGGAAGACGTGTACTCCTCCTCTCATTTGTGTTATGGTCTCTAACTTGTGCTTTGGTACCCCTAGATCCAAACCAAGTCAAAACCTTGGTGATGGCCCGCTTGCTTGTTGGAGTTGCACAAGGTTTCATATTCCCGTCCATTCACACTATACTTGGTCTGTGGGTCCCACCTCATGAACGGTCACGATCAGTTTCTCTCACAACTTCTGGAATGTATCTTGGTGCAGCAGCTGGCATGCTTTTCCTGCCCAGCCTGGTGAAATTCAGGGGACCTCAATCTGTTTTTTCAGCTGAGGCTGCTTTGGGTGCCATCTGGTCCATACTTTGGTTGAAATATGGAAGTGAACCATCCCGCACCAACTACCCAAAGATGACACCTGCTGGGTATGGGGAGTCTCTACTACCAACTAGAGGGGGTTTGCAGAAAATGAAGGTGGCTACTGCTAAAATCCCATGGAAACGAATATTCCTTAGCTTGCCAGTCTGGGCAATTGTGGTAAATAACTTCACTTTCCATTATGCCTTATATGTACTGATGAACTGGCTTCCCACATACTTTGAGCAAGGCCTTCAGCTTAGTCTTCAGGATATGGGTTCTTCTAAAATGCTTCCTTATCTCAACATGTTCATATTCTCCAATATTGGTGGGGTGATTGCAGACCACTTGATCACTAGGAAGATCTTGTCTGTGACCAGAACCCGCAAAATTTTGAATACTATTGGGTTCTTGGTAGCCTCTTTTGCATTGATGGCACTTCCATTGTTTAGAACTTCTGGTGGAGCTGTCTTTTGTTCTTCAGTCACTCTTGGGTTCCTTGCCCTGGGTAGAGCTGGATTTGCCGTAAATCACATGGATGTTGCTCCAAAGTATGCTGGAATTGTTATGGGAGTCTCTAACACTGCTGGGACCTTGGCAGGCATCATTGGGGTTGATCTAACAGGTCGGCTCCTTGAAGCTGCTAAAACTGCACATTTGGATCTTTCAAGTCCAGAAAGTTGGAGATCAGTATTCTTCATGCCAGGATATCTCTGCATTTTCagttcaattatttttttactattcGCAACTGGGGAGAAGATATTTGATTGA